In Brassica rapa cultivar Chiifu-401-42 chromosome A06, CAAS_Brap_v3.01, whole genome shotgun sequence, a single window of DNA contains:
- the LOC103872264 gene encoding girdin: protein MDLPRDVDDYIKDTIDHSLGIPISIDALQNKLSAAQESQRRLREQYSSLVSRLKEKEQVIELARSESSINAQAVKKFVEENRKLSGECEDLVKQCKKWERECFLYHQDREALMDFGNESDERARESESKVRELEEQVRTMSDVMKKSKVESEKKLEEEERLVDSVLASFVSEEEIKFGRVFLEANIQDQSLLSRWEELKPSTRKAVSLVSMVKRIEKEKECLILNLAKAEHEVEIVCEQNRELDEENRKLLKQCSSGSGYLQCSAERSKSKKRKSPKMMSSSSPGSINDL, encoded by the coding sequence ATGGATCTTCCGCGAGACGTCGACGACTACATCAAGGACACGATCGACCACTCTTTAGGGATCCCGATCTCCATCGACGCTCTCCAGAACAAACTCTCCGCGGCTCAAGAGTCTCAGCGTCGTCTTCGCGAACAGTACTCGTCTCTAGTCTCCAGGTTGAAGGAGAAAGAACAAGTAATCGAACTCGCGAGATCGGAATCGAGCATCAACGCGCAGGCCGTCAAGAAATTCGTCGAAGAGAATCGGAAACTGAGCGGCGAGTGCGAGGATTTGGTGAAGCAGTGTAAGAAATGGGAAAGAGAGTGCTTTCTTTACCATCAAGACCGTGAAGCTTTGATGGATTTCGGGAACGAATCGGACGAGAGGGCGAGAGAAAGTGAATCTAAGGTTCGGGAATTAGAGGAACAAGTGAGAACGATGTCCGATGTAATGAAGAAGAGTAAAGTGGAATCTGAGAAGAAGTTAGAAGAAGAGGAACGTTTGGTTGATTCAGTTTTGGCATCGTTTGTTAGCGAAGAGGAGATTAAGTTCGGGCGTGTGTTCTTGGAGGCGAACATTCAAGACCAGTCTTTGTTGAGCAGATGGGAGGAGTTGAAGCCGTCGACGCGAAAGGCTGTGTCTTTGGTTTCGATGGTGAAGAGGATTGAAAAGGAGAAAGAATGCCTCATCTTGAATCTCGCGAAAGCGGAGCATGAAGTTGAGATTGTGTGCGAGCAAAACAGGGAGCTAGATGAAGAGAACCGAAAGCTGTTGAAGCAATGTAGTAGTGGTAGTGGCTATCTACAGTGTTCTGCAGAGAGAAGCAAGTCCAAGAAGAGAAAGAGTCCTAAGATGATGAGCAGCAGCAGCCCAGGATCTATCAACGATTTATAA